In Vigna unguiculata cultivar IT97K-499-35 chromosome 3, ASM411807v1, whole genome shotgun sequence, a single genomic region encodes these proteins:
- the LOC114177758 gene encoding uncharacterized protein LOC114177758 encodes MILALIKVLKKRIPPFTLMSRRGTAEEKTAKSDPIYRNRLVNMLVNRILKHGKKSLAYQILYRAMKKIQQKTETNPLSVLRQAIRGVTPDIAVKARRVGGSTHQVPVEIGSAQGKALAIRWLLGASRKRPGRNMAFKLSSELVDAAKGSGDAIRKKEETHRMAEANRAFAHFR; translated from the coding sequence atgattttagccCTTATAAAAGTTCTAAAAAAACGGATTCCTCCTTTCACGCTCATGTCACGGCGAGGTACTGCAGAAGAAAAAACCGCAAAATCCGATCCAATTTATCGTAATCGATTAGTTAACATGTTGGTTAACCGTATTCTGAAACACGGAAAAAAATCATTGGCTTATCAAATTCTCTATCGAGCTATGAAAAAGATTCAACAAAAGACAGAAACAAATCCACTATCTGTTTTACGTCAAGCAATACGTGGAGTAACTCCCGATATAGCAGTAAAAGCAAGACGCGTAGGCGGATCAACTCATCAAGTTCCCGTTGAAATAGGATCCGCACAAGGAAAAGCACTTGCCATTCGTTGGTTATTGGGGGCATCCCGAAAACGTCCGGGTCGAAATATGGCTTTCAAATTAAGTTCCGAATTAGTGGATGCTGCCAAAGGTAGTGGCGATGCCATACGCAAAAAGGAAGAGACTCATAGAATGGCAGAGGCAAATAGAGCTTTTGCACATTTTCGTTAA